One region of gamma proteobacterium HIMB55 genomic DNA includes:
- a CDS encoding tRNA (guanine-N1)-methyltransferase (PFAM: tRNA (Guanine-1)-methyltransferase~TIGRFAM: tRNA (guanine-N1)-methyltransferase), with the protein MTDQSVTLRKLAFISIFPEMLSGLTEWGVTGRAARDELYTVEAIDPREFATDKHGTVDDRPYGGGPGMVMKAPILSQSVKKAKALLGEDALVIAMSPQGVAVDETMISRLVAHEAIIFVAGRYEGFDERFLESEVDLELSVGDMVVSGGEMPAMLVMDSLIRRIPGVLGDEMSAEQDSFVDGLLDCPHYTRPEIFEGRAVPEVLLSGDHARIADWRAAQALKRTLDRRPDLLDWADLTDDQRALLSRWDLDAQN; encoded by the coding sequence ATGACTGATCAATCGGTCACACTTCGTAAACTGGCTTTTATCAGCATTTTTCCTGAGATGCTTTCCGGACTAACCGAGTGGGGAGTGACAGGCCGTGCTGCACGCGATGAGCTCTACACGGTAGAAGCCATCGACCCACGCGAATTCGCAACCGATAAGCACGGTACTGTTGACGATCGTCCGTACGGTGGTGGGCCCGGAATGGTCATGAAAGCGCCAATACTGAGTCAGTCGGTGAAAAAGGCAAAAGCCTTACTGGGTGAAGACGCATTAGTCATCGCGATGAGTCCACAAGGTGTTGCTGTTGATGAGACTATGATCTCTCGTTTAGTGGCGCATGAGGCGATCATTTTTGTCGCTGGTCGGTATGAAGGATTCGATGAGCGATTCCTCGAGAGCGAAGTTGATCTTGAGTTGTCGGTCGGCGATATGGTGGTCAGTGGGGGTGAAATGCCCGCCATGTTGGTAATGGATTCGTTAATTCGTCGCATTCCGGGTGTTTTAGGCGACGAAATGTCCGCAGAACAGGACTCTTTTGTTGACGGATTGCTCGACTGTCCTCACTATACGCGCCCTGAGATTTTTGAGGGTCGAGCGGTGCCTGAGGTGCTGCTCAGTGGAGACCATGCTCGCATCGCCGATTGGCGAGCTGCGCAGGCCCTAAAGAGGACTCTCGACCGTCGGCCAGATTTATTAGATTGGGCTGATTTGACAGATGACCAGAGGGCTCTGCTCTCGCGTTGGGATTTAGACGCCCAAAACTGA
- a CDS encoding ribosomal protein L19 (PFAM: Ribosomal protein L19~TIGRFAM: ribosomal protein L19, bacterial type): protein MSANKIIAELDAEQMSKEVPAFAPGDTVVVQVKVKEGNRERLQAFEGVCIGKRNRGVNSAFTVRKISHGVGVERTFQTYSPLVDSISVKRRGDVRQAKLYYLRELSGKAARIKEKLS from the coding sequence ATGAGTGCCAACAAAATTATTGCCGAGCTCGACGCGGAGCAAATGTCGAAAGAAGTCCCTGCCTTTGCGCCAGGCGATACTGTTGTTGTTCAGGTAAAGGTAAAGGAAGGCAACCGTGAGCGCCTTCAGGCCTTCGAGGGTGTTTGCATTGGTAAGCGCAATCGTGGCGTGAACTCTGCTTTCACTGTTCGCAAGATCTCTCACGGCGTGGGTGTTGAGCGCACATTCCAAACGTATAGCCCGCTGGTTGATTCAATTTCGGTTAAGCGCCGTGGTGATGTCCGTCAGGCAAAGCTTTACTACTTGCGCGAGCTCTCTGGTAAGGCAGCACGCATCAAGGAAAAGCTCTCCTAA
- a CDS encoding putative Fe-S protein (PFAM: Protein of unknown function (DUF1289)): MSEAPQSPCISICALDQNDVCEGCFRTGDEIVDWFTANDVRKREILEASERRRKESGFTLF; the protein is encoded by the coding sequence ATGTCTGAAGCACCTCAATCACCCTGTATTTCCATCTGCGCACTCGATCAAAACGACGTCTGCGAGGGGTGCTTTCGCACGGGTGACGAAATCGTTGATTGGTTCACCGCTAACGATGTGCGCAAGCGAGAGATCCTTGAGGCCAGCGAACGACGCCGCAAAGAGTCGGGATTTACGCTCTTCTAG
- a CDS encoding protein-disulfide isomerase (PFAM: Disulfide bond isomerase protein N-terminus), which yields MLASLRLRAVTSIIVSCCALVTPVSAQDEDVFSEPRARLEAGLSAMVGSPISIDRIEETPSKDLIEIAIAQGPVLYATRDGRFLLLNGDLLAVSETSVSNWTEQRRTNERVELISALDIDDMIVFSPAEPAKGYINVFTDITCGYCRKLHLEMDDLNRRGVEVRYLAFPRGGLESDGARQLATAWCSRNRESTLTSLKAGVEMPINECDGNPIAEHYALGNRLGVRGTPAIVTSDGQLIPGYRPAADIAALLGID from the coding sequence ATGTTGGCATCTTTGCGATTACGAGCGGTTACTTCGATTATTGTCTCGTGCTGCGCCCTCGTTACTCCCGTTTCAGCGCAGGATGAGGACGTATTTAGTGAGCCCCGTGCGCGGTTAGAGGCAGGGCTATCGGCCATGGTGGGCAGTCCGATTAGCATCGATCGTATTGAAGAGACGCCGTCAAAGGATTTAATCGAAATAGCGATTGCTCAAGGACCTGTTCTATACGCAACGCGCGATGGACGCTTTTTGCTACTTAACGGCGATTTGCTCGCCGTCTCTGAGACCAGTGTCTCTAACTGGACAGAGCAGCGGCGAACAAACGAGCGCGTCGAACTCATTTCTGCTCTTGATATCGATGACATGATTGTCTTCTCACCGGCCGAGCCAGCGAAGGGGTATATCAACGTCTTCACGGATATTACTTGTGGCTATTGCCGTAAGCTTCACCTGGAGATGGATGACTTGAATCGCCGCGGTGTTGAAGTGCGCTATCTCGCGTTTCCTCGGGGTGGTCTGGAGTCAGACGGTGCGCGCCAGCTGGCGACAGCCTGGTGCTCGCGCAATCGAGAGTCGACGTTGACGTCTCTGAAAGCAGGCGTTGAGATGCCAATAAACGAATGCGATGGCAATCCCATTGCCGAGCATTACGCATTGGGTAACCGATTAGGAGTCCGAGGGACGCCCGCTATCGTAACCAGTGATGGCCAGCTGATACCGGGTTATCGACCCGCAGCTGATATTGCAGCATTACTGGGTATCGATTAA
- a CDS encoding aspartate/tyrosine/aromatic aminotransferase (PFAM: Aminotransferase class I and II), translated as MNQQFQRIERLPPYVFNIIGELKQQARARGEDIIDFGMGNPDQPTPQHIVDKLKETVERGDTHRYSQSKGIPRLRRAMCDWYASRYDVDLDPETEAIVTLGSKEGLAHLALATTGVGDAILVPNPSYPIHPYGFVISGADLRHVPMTEDGDFFEELDKAIRNTYPRPKMLVLNFPSNPTGDCVELDFFEKVVAVAREHKIWVVHDLAYADLVFDGYKAPSILQVPGARDVAVEFFTLSKSYNMPGWRVGFCCGNKELVAALTRIKSYLDYGIFTPVQVAAISALESDQSCVKEVRQMYQDRRDVLCDGLNSAGWAVTPPKATMFVWAKIPAPFDQMGSLEFSKLLLKGAGVAVSPGIGFGEYGEGYVRFGLIENEHRTRQALRGIKKVLRAGLPSDWGQE; from the coding sequence ATGAATCAGCAGTTTCAACGCATTGAGCGCTTGCCGCCCTATGTGTTCAATATTATTGGCGAATTGAAACAGCAGGCGCGTGCGCGTGGTGAAGACATTATTGATTTTGGTATGGGCAACCCCGACCAACCAACACCTCAGCATATCGTCGATAAATTAAAAGAGACGGTTGAGCGTGGTGATACGCACCGTTATTCACAGTCGAAAGGTATACCGCGTCTTCGTAGGGCCATGTGTGACTGGTATGCATCGCGCTACGACGTTGATTTAGACCCAGAGACCGAGGCAATCGTTACCTTGGGCTCAAAAGAAGGGCTTGCCCACTTGGCACTTGCCACCACGGGTGTGGGAGACGCGATTTTGGTGCCCAACCCATCTTATCCAATCCACCCCTACGGATTTGTGATCTCAGGCGCTGACTTGCGTCACGTACCAATGACCGAAGACGGTGACTTTTTTGAGGAGCTGGATAAGGCCATTAGAAATACGTATCCACGTCCCAAAATGCTGGTATTGAACTTCCCTTCAAACCCAACGGGCGACTGTGTGGAGCTCGACTTCTTCGAAAAAGTCGTGGCTGTGGCAAGAGAACATAAAATTTGGGTCGTGCATGATCTCGCCTACGCCGACTTGGTGTTTGACGGTTACAAGGCGCCCAGCATCCTTCAGGTGCCCGGTGCACGCGATGTGGCAGTGGAGTTTTTCACGTTGTCAAAGAGCTACAACATGCCCGGCTGGCGAGTCGGTTTCTGTTGTGGAAACAAAGAGCTGGTCGCCGCGCTTACACGCATAAAATCCTATCTCGACTACGGCATCTTCACGCCTGTGCAGGTGGCTGCAATCTCGGCGCTCGAGTCCGATCAATCTTGTGTAAAGGAAGTTCGACAAATGTACCAAGATCGGCGTGACGTGCTCTGTGACGGGTTGAACAGCGCAGGGTGGGCAGTGACTCCGCCCAAAGCCACTATGTTCGTGTGGGCGAAAATTCCAGCGCCCTTTGATCAAATGGGTTCTCTGGAGTTTAGCAAGCTACTCCTCAAGGGTGCTGGAGTGGCGGTCTCACCGGGTATAGGCTTCGGCGAGTACGGTGAGGGCTATGTACGGTTTGGCCTTATCGAGAATGAGCACCGAACGCGGCAGGCGCTGCGAGGCATAAAAAAAGTTTTACGCGCTGGGTTGCCCAGCGATTGGGGACAAGAGTGA
- a CDS encoding site-specific recombinase XerD (PFAM: Phage integrase, N-terminal SAM-like domain; Phage integrase family~TIGRFAM: tyrosine recombinase XerD) codes for MQAYLGARLATGSSHRSISRLLSSLRSFYQFLVREGEVPLDPTQHLDRPKPSRPLPKSLSEGQVEALLNAPDVGVAVEHRDSAMLEVLYACGLRVSELVSLTIPQLSLNQGVVRVLGKGGKERLVPMGEAAIQSLTDYMRSSRLDLLGAKQSDVLFPSNRGVAMTRQTFWYRIKLYAQRAGIKDSLSPHTLRHAFATHLINHGADLRVVQMLLGHSDLTTTQIYTHVARSRMQALHEKHHPRG; via the coding sequence GTGCAGGCCTATCTTGGGGCCCGTCTAGCGACGGGTAGCTCTCACCGGTCGATCTCTCGTCTTTTATCTAGTTTACGAAGCTTCTATCAGTTCCTCGTTCGCGAGGGCGAGGTGCCCTTGGATCCGACCCAGCATTTGGATCGACCCAAACCCTCTAGACCACTACCCAAGTCGCTTTCCGAAGGACAAGTGGAGGCGTTGCTAAACGCGCCTGATGTGGGTGTTGCAGTGGAGCACCGTGATTCCGCCATGCTCGAGGTGCTTTACGCATGCGGTTTGCGGGTTTCAGAGTTGGTCTCGCTAACCATCCCCCAACTGAGTCTTAACCAGGGGGTTGTTCGTGTTCTGGGCAAGGGGGGCAAAGAGCGGTTAGTGCCCATGGGCGAGGCGGCAATTCAAAGCCTCACGGATTACATGCGGTCTTCCCGGCTTGATTTACTGGGAGCCAAACAAAGTGATGTGCTTTTTCCATCAAATCGAGGTGTGGCAATGACTCGCCAGACCTTTTGGTATCGTATTAAACTCTACGCTCAGCGCGCGGGTATTAAGGACAGCTTGTCTCCACATACTTTGCGGCATGCGTTTGCCACGCACCTTATCAATCACGGCGCCGATTTGCGCGTTGTCCAGATGTTACTGGGACACAGCGATTTAACGACGACCCAGATTTACACCCATGTGGCACGCAGTCGAATGCAAGCGCTTCACGAAAAACATCACCCTAGGGGTTAG
- a CDS encoding homoserine dehydrogenase (PFAM: Homoserine dehydrogenase; Homoserine dehydrogenase, NAD binding domain; ACT domain): MTDRTVRVGLCGLGTVGQGVLALLSEGGSAITARSGAQLVVTHVGTRTPKPDVDTGGATDSRDVFDVARDPNVDVLIELIGGTTVAKDLVIEALQHQKHVVTANKALLADHGAELFSLAEQQGVSLQYEAAVAGGIPIIETVKTSLAANEVTSVAGIINGTGNFILTAMASEGRAFDDVLAEAQKLGYAEADPTFDVDGTDAAQKLVLLASLAFGSAISSDAPYKQGVDSVAPADLEFARELGYRIKHLGIAKRDNKALQLRVHPTLIPEGKAIAQVDGVLNAVMVNATGVGELLLVGPGAGSRPTASAVCGDLVSIAASLARGEIPASPGMGIPVATLEKTTIADIADVASSWYLRLNAEDKPGVMAAITKCLSEQGIGIESLIQKPDASAGSHVPVIILTDSATTRSLDTAVSAIEAVPSVVGNVTCLRVENFNQ, translated from the coding sequence GTGACAGACCGAACAGTACGCGTTGGCCTTTGCGGCCTTGGAACAGTGGGGCAAGGCGTCTTAGCACTGCTCAGCGAGGGTGGTTCAGCGATCACCGCGCGCTCCGGTGCTCAGTTGGTAGTGACGCACGTTGGTACCCGAACACCAAAGCCAGATGTCGATACCGGTGGCGCGACAGATTCTCGCGATGTATTTGATGTGGCGCGCGACCCCAATGTTGATGTGTTGATCGAGCTGATTGGTGGCACCACGGTCGCAAAGGACCTTGTCATTGAAGCCCTACAGCACCAAAAGCATGTGGTAACCGCAAACAAGGCACTGCTTGCCGACCACGGTGCAGAGCTTTTTTCACTCGCGGAGCAGCAAGGTGTTTCGTTGCAATATGAGGCTGCCGTCGCAGGTGGCATCCCAATTATCGAAACAGTGAAAACGAGCCTTGCGGCAAATGAGGTGACCTCGGTTGCGGGTATTATCAATGGCACGGGTAACTTCATACTGACCGCAATGGCGTCGGAGGGACGTGCCTTCGATGACGTACTCGCTGAGGCACAAAAGCTAGGCTATGCAGAGGCGGATCCTACCTTCGATGTGGATGGAACCGATGCGGCGCAGAAGCTCGTGTTGCTAGCATCGTTGGCGTTTGGTTCGGCCATCAGTTCGGATGCGCCGTACAAGCAAGGCGTAGACAGTGTTGCTCCTGCTGATCTCGAGTTTGCGCGAGAACTGGGCTATCGCATAAAGCATTTGGGAATAGCGAAGCGCGACAATAAAGCGCTCCAGTTGCGCGTCCACCCAACATTGATCCCCGAAGGGAAAGCCATTGCTCAGGTCGATGGTGTACTCAACGCGGTCATGGTTAACGCTACCGGTGTGGGTGAGCTACTGCTGGTGGGTCCCGGTGCCGGCTCGCGACCCACGGCAAGCGCGGTCTGCGGAGATTTGGTATCAATTGCGGCGTCACTTGCACGCGGAGAAATCCCAGCCTCGCCTGGTATGGGCATACCTGTGGCTACCCTCGAGAAGACAACCATCGCAGATATTGCGGACGTCGCCTCCTCTTGGTATCTGCGCCTCAACGCTGAGGACAAACCGGGTGTTATGGCGGCGATAACCAAGTGCTTGAGCGAGCAGGGCATTGGCATTGAATCACTGATTCAAAAGCCGGATGCCAGTGCCGGCTCCCATGTGCCCGTCATCATTCTTACGGATTCAGCAACAACGCGAAGT
- a CDS encoding ABC-type uncharacterized transport system, permease component (PFAM: Cytochrome C assembly protein) — protein MAGFATNEVLAVAATLAAALYLYTAVQQLLRLERREENLPRAILIPAVVALLLHGFVIFDSSATVGGNFGFYRVASLTFWLMGVLSLLILAVRPLQTLLMAIFPLAAIAILVATLTPETARPMTDTPRGLLLHISTSIIGYALLGLATLQGLLVLQQSRLLRQHKTRGLIRLLPPLDRTEQVMHELIAMGTLVMAVSIVAGFYYVDDLFAQHLIHKTVLTIIAWVLFAVVSVRHIRYGWRVNTAVMLCCSGFALLTIGFYGSKLVLELVLT, from the coding sequence ATGGCAGGATTTGCGACCAATGAAGTGCTTGCAGTGGCAGCGACCTTAGCGGCTGCGCTTTATCTCTACACAGCGGTGCAACAGCTTTTGAGACTTGAGCGACGCGAGGAAAATCTCCCTCGCGCCATATTGATTCCTGCCGTTGTGGCGCTTCTACTCCATGGCTTCGTGATCTTCGACAGCTCCGCGACGGTTGGGGGTAATTTTGGCTTCTACCGCGTGGCCTCGCTGACATTCTGGCTGATGGGCGTCCTCAGCCTACTCATTCTCGCCGTCCGACCGCTGCAAACCCTGTTGATGGCTATTTTCCCCCTGGCAGCGATAGCGATATTGGTAGCTACGCTGACGCCAGAGACCGCGAGACCGATGACCGATACCCCGCGTGGCTTACTGCTCCATATCTCAACATCGATTATCGGCTACGCGCTACTAGGATTGGCAACGCTACAGGGCTTATTGGTACTGCAGCAAAGCCGATTACTCAGGCAACACAAGACTCGTGGCCTGATTCGCCTCCTGCCTCCGCTCGATCGTACCGAGCAGGTCATGCACGAACTCATTGCCATGGGCACACTGGTCATGGCGGTGTCTATCGTCGCGGGCTTCTACTACGTCGACGATTTATTTGCACAACACCTCATCCATAAAACGGTACTCACCATAATTGCGTGGGTTCTGTTCGCAGTCGTCTCCGTGCGGCACATCCGCTACGGCTGGCGAGTCAATACGGCGGTGATGCTTTGCTGCAGCGGGTTTGCACTTCTGACGATAGGGTTCTATGGCTCGAAACTTGTCCTCGAGCTGGTTCTCACCTAA
- a CDS encoding putative Mg2+ and Co2+ transporter CorB (PFAM: Domain of unknown function DUF21; Transporter associated domain): protein MMALNRYRLKHLQQQGHKGALRAGKLLARPDRLIGLILIGNNLVNILASSIATVVAIQLYGDAGIAIATILLTIVILIFAEITPKTIAAIHPEKVAFPASIILLPLMKLAMPLVWSINAITNGLLSLLGFKADATSEDALTQEELRTIVSESGGLIPRRHRNMLVNILDLEQVSVNDIMVPRNEIYGIDLEDDDATILSRLKSSTHTLVPVFRGDINKIEGILHLRNLGKCLEGEGLNRTSLLRELQEPYFTPENTALHIQLRHFQQRKLRLGMIVDEYGDIMGLVALEDILEEIVGNFTSNLVEDQEEIATMADGGASCTGSIPIRDINRQFGWSLPTDGPKTISGLALEALEAFPVGQASVRIGDYQLDIECIEGNAITQVRVTPLATLEAKEA, encoded by the coding sequence ATGATGGCGCTCAACCGTTACCGGTTGAAACACCTCCAGCAGCAGGGGCATAAAGGCGCGCTGCGCGCAGGAAAGCTGCTCGCCCGGCCGGATCGTCTCATCGGGCTGATTCTGATCGGAAACAACCTCGTCAACATTCTCGCGTCCTCCATAGCAACAGTTGTTGCTATTCAACTTTACGGAGATGCGGGCATTGCCATCGCCACCATTTTATTGACGATCGTGATTTTGATCTTTGCCGAAATCACACCCAAAACGATTGCGGCTATTCACCCCGAAAAAGTTGCGTTCCCGGCGAGCATCATTCTGCTGCCACTGATGAAATTGGCGATGCCCCTGGTTTGGTCGATCAATGCCATCACCAATGGACTCCTATCGCTTCTTGGCTTCAAGGCAGACGCGACGAGCGAGGACGCACTTACTCAAGAAGAACTCCGAACGATTGTGAGCGAATCGGGCGGCCTGATTCCTCGACGTCACCGGAATATGTTGGTCAATATTCTCGACCTTGAGCAGGTGTCAGTTAATGACATCATGGTTCCCAGGAATGAGATCTACGGTATCGATCTCGAAGATGACGACGCAACCATTCTCAGTCGACTGAAATCCAGCACGCATACACTGGTGCCCGTCTTCCGGGGCGATATCAACAAAATCGAGGGCATTCTCCACTTACGGAATCTTGGCAAATGCCTAGAGGGTGAAGGTCTGAACCGAACATCGCTTCTGCGCGAACTCCAAGAGCCCTACTTCACACCCGAGAATACCGCGCTTCATATCCAACTTCGCCACTTTCAGCAGCGCAAGCTACGCTTGGGCATGATCGTCGATGAATACGGCGACATCATGGGCCTCGTTGCGCTTGAGGATATTCTCGAGGAAATCGTGGGTAACTTTACTTCCAATCTCGTTGAGGATCAGGAAGAAATAGCAACTATGGCCGACGGTGGCGCTTCATGCACAGGTAGCATTCCTATCAGAGACATCAATCGGCAATTTGGCTGGTCACTGCCAACTGATGGGCCCAAAACAATCAGTGGCCTCGCCCTTGAGGCACTAGAGGCGTTCCCAGTGGGCCAAGCGTCTGTGCGTATTGGCGACTATCAACTCGATATCGAGTGCATCGAAGGGAATGCGATTACGCAGGTTCGTGTCACGCCACTGGCGACGCTAGAAGCAAAGGAAGCGTGA
- a CDS encoding SSU ribosomal protein S16P (PFAM: Ribosomal protein S16~TIGRFAM: ribosomal protein S16) encodes MVTIRLSRGGAKKRPFYHVTVTDSRNSRDGRFIERVGFFNPIARGQEERLRIDTDRIDAWVAKGAQLSPRVASLVKEAASQAAAAA; translated from the coding sequence ATGGTCACAATTCGTCTTTCACGCGGCGGCGCAAAGAAGCGTCCTTTTTATCACGTGACAGTTACCGATAGCCGTAACTCACGTGACGGTCGTTTCATTGAGCGCGTAGGTTTCTTCAACCCCATCGCACGTGGTCAGGAAGAGCGTCTGCGTATTGATACCGATCGTATTGATGCATGGGTAGCAAAGGGTGCACAGTTGTCACCTCGCGTTGCTAGCCTAGTCAAAGAAGCGGCGAGCCAAGCAGCCGCAGCAGCTTAA
- a CDS encoding 16S rRNA processing protein RimM (PFAM: PRC-barrel domain; RimM N-terminal domain~TIGRFAM: 16S rRNA processing protein RimM): protein MAHSDATNPDIAAAKIVGVYGIKGWVKLKVNLENPASLTSLNPQFLIDSRQQSRRPIRVLNVRAQGKGYIASLEGVEDRNAAELLRGHDIMVPKSALPALDDGEFYWDDLVGCTVRAQDEEGNALDLGTVNYLLETGANDVLVVRASETSIDDRERLIPYIEDDVVVSVDLANAIIDVNWHPDD from the coding sequence GTGGCGCACTCTGACGCCACAAACCCTGACATCGCCGCCGCCAAAATTGTAGGCGTATACGGCATCAAGGGCTGGGTGAAACTCAAAGTTAATCTTGAGAACCCAGCCTCGCTAACCTCTCTCAATCCCCAATTTTTGATTGACTCACGGCAGCAGTCGCGTCGTCCTATCCGTGTGCTCAACGTTCGTGCACAGGGAAAGGGTTACATAGCATCGTTAGAGGGGGTAGAGGATCGGAACGCGGCGGAGCTACTGCGCGGTCACGACATCATGGTGCCTAAGTCGGCCTTACCCGCACTTGATGATGGAGAGTTCTACTGGGATGACCTAGTGGGCTGCACTGTCAGGGCGCAGGATGAGGAAGGCAACGCTCTCGACTTGGGTACGGTCAATTACCTTTTAGAAACAGGTGCGAACGATGTGCTCGTGGTGCGCGCCTCTGAGACCAGTATCGACGACCGCGAGCGTCTGATTCCCTACATCGAAGACGACGTTGTCGTAAGCGTTGATCTCGCTAATGCGATTATTGACGTCAATTGGCATCCCGATGACTGA
- a CDS encoding signal recognition particle subunit FFH/SRP54 (srp54) (PFAM: SRP54-type protein, GTPase domain; SRP54-type protein, helical bundle domain; Signal peptide binding domain~TIGRFAM: signal recognition particle protein) encodes MFESLSERLSASLRAMAGKSRLTEDNIKDTLREVRMALLEADVALSVVKEFTDRVKERAVGTEVTSSLTPGQVFLKIVQAELQSVMGEANEELNLAAQPPAVVMVAGLQGAGKTTSVAKLARYLMEREKKKVTVVSADVYRPAAIKQLETLSEEVGARFEPSSVDERPVDIVNRALKNAKTAFSDVLLVDTAGRLAIDNEMMEEISDLHKAINPVETLFVIDAMTGQDAVHTATAFNRALALTGVILTKVDADTRGGAALSVRQVTGKPIKFMGVGEKTEALEPFFPDRLASRILGMGDLLSLIEDAERKVDKKKAQKLAKKVEKGGRFDLEDFRDQLQQMKNMGGIGAMLDKMPGMGGMAQAAQAQLDTKQFDRMEAMINSMTPKERKNPDLINPSRKRRITAGSGTAVPDLNRLLKQHKQMQKMMKKMKGGGMQRMMRGMGGMMGGGGGMPPGGGMPPGFPRR; translated from the coding sequence ATGTTTGAAAGCTTAAGCGAACGTTTATCCGCCAGTTTGAGAGCAATGGCGGGCAAGTCACGCCTCACTGAAGACAACATCAAGGATACGTTGCGCGAAGTACGTATGGCGCTGTTGGAGGCCGATGTCGCGCTATCAGTCGTCAAAGAATTTACTGATCGCGTCAAAGAGCGCGCGGTTGGTACAGAGGTTACGTCGAGCCTCACACCCGGTCAGGTCTTCCTGAAAATCGTTCAAGCCGAACTCCAGAGCGTCATGGGTGAGGCTAATGAAGAGCTAAATTTGGCTGCGCAGCCGCCCGCGGTTGTCATGGTTGCCGGTCTTCAGGGTGCGGGTAAAACCACGTCTGTTGCAAAACTCGCGCGCTATCTCATGGAGCGTGAGAAGAAGAAAGTTACGGTTGTCAGTGCTGATGTATATCGACCTGCCGCTATCAAGCAACTCGAGACGCTCTCGGAAGAGGTTGGCGCGCGGTTCGAGCCTTCCTCGGTGGATGAGCGGCCTGTCGATATCGTTAATCGCGCTCTGAAAAATGCGAAGACTGCTTTTAGCGACGTTCTATTGGTGGATACCGCGGGACGCCTCGCAATTGACAACGAAATGATGGAAGAGATCTCGGATCTCCACAAAGCCATCAACCCCGTTGAAACGCTCTTTGTCATCGACGCAATGACCGGTCAAGACGCGGTTCACACCGCAACAGCCTTCAATCGCGCGCTTGCGCTCACCGGCGTCATTCTGACCAAGGTAGACGCGGATACCCGCGGTGGTGCTGCGCTCTCTGTCCGTCAGGTCACTGGTAAGCCGATTAAGTTCATGGGTGTTGGTGAGAAAACCGAGGCCCTCGAGCCGTTCTTCCCTGACCGACTCGCGTCGCGCATTCTTGGCATGGGCGATCTGTTATCGCTTATCGAAGACGCTGAGCGCAAGGTCGACAAAAAGAAGGCGCAGAAGCTTGCCAAGAAGGTAGAGAAAGGCGGGCGCTTCGATCTCGAAGATTTCCGCGATCAGCTGCAACAGATGAAAAACATGGGTGGCATCGGTGCCATGCTCGATAAGATGCCTGGCATGGGTGGTATGGCGCAGGCGGCTCAAGCCCAGCTGGATACAAAACAGTTCGACCGCATGGAAGCCATGATCAATTCCATGACGCCCAAGGAACGCAAAAACCCTGATCTCATTAACCCATCGCGCAAGCGTCGCATTACCGCAGGTTCGGGTACAGCTGTCCCCGATTTAAATCGACTTCTGAAGCAGCATAAGCAGATGCAGAAGATGATGAAAAAGATGAAAGGCGGTGGCATGCAGCGAATGATGCGTGGCATGGGCGGCATGATGGGGGGCGGTGGCGGTATGCCTCCCGGCGGTGGCATGCCACCGGGCTTCCCGCGTCGGTAA